TGGGTACTCAACAGATCTCGACCGCTCTGGAGCAGACGCACGGCATAGGACGCAAGTGACGTTGTGACCCATTGCACCTCATCGGGACTCTGTAGCCGATCAAACCGTAGTCTGCTGAGCCGTCCCTTCACGATGCGTCCTAACAGCCATTCCACGAACCTCGGCACACCGGGCTGTGACCGATCTTGTGACGATCCAGGCACGACCGCGTTGTAGAGCAGCCCGATATAGACGACCGCATTCCAGAGGAGAAGCGTGAGGAGAGGAAAATTCAGAAGGTTAATATGCCCGGCAGGTCCAATGGGGTCGGCGAGGAAACCTCCCACAAGCGCACAAGCGATGAGCAGCATGAACGGAGCCTTGAACCGGAGGACGGCGAAGGCCGACGTGAATACAGGATGATTCTGTATCAGTCGATCGACAATGTGTTCAGCCCGTTCAAGAACCCGAGCTTCTCCGGTTGGCAGAGGATCTCCCGCAATTGTTCGGTCCCGACCAGCGTTTTCATGACGAAGCAACCCCCGTTCATACCGCAAGATAAATTTGTGGTCAGGGTCATGTTCTTCACAGGCCTGAACCAGGAGCACCTTGGCAAGCTGGGCAAACGTCATCGGTAACTCACGACGTGCCCGCCGCTCATAATCGCAGCCACAAGATCACCAGCTCTGCTCACAGGCATGTCCTCTTTGTCTCCATATTGTTCACAAATACCCTCGCCAGACCGCAATACTTGGCATTATCGGGACCTAGGAGAGTTCCGTCAATGAGAAGGGTGGGATTCTCCTCCCCACGGTCATGCCGTTGAAACTCCTGATCCAAAAAGGTCGCCACCTCGTTGACTCTCAGCATTCATTGACGCTCCTACGCAAGACAGCATAACAAGAGGCCAGAATAAAGCCTTCCCAAGAATCCGCCCGCTCGGGTTTTGATGGGATCGACAGAGGGAGCCCTGTATCGTTTCGTCCTTCTAGGCGTATCACTTGAGATACGCTGTCACGGCCTTCCCTCCCTCTAGCGAGAGCCTCATCACCCCCGACGACATCGCTCTCAGAATCAATGCAAACGCTCACCAGTTGCTGATCCAGAGTCACAGGGTAGTCACGCCAACGTAAGGAACAAGGCGCTTCGTCGGCACCACTCATTACCGTGGCATCATCATTGCGTATAGGACTGAATACATACTGAGCACAATCAGCTGTGCTCATCCAATCACGAAGGAGGGATTCCCATGAGGTGCACAAAATGCAGTGGTCTGATGGTGGTGGATCATTTATTGGACATGAAGGAGAGCTATCTGCCGATGTGGCTGCAGGCCCTTCGGTGCCTGACCTGCGGCAATATCGTGGACCCACTGATCCATTTTCACCGCGCGACCCAGCAGGCTCAGAGAGCCAGACGGCTCACGACACGTTTTGCAAGAAAGACGACTCGACCGGCAGTGGCGGCGTAGCAAGATGGTGGTGCAGCAAGGCCAGACAGATCGCAAGACGGGGTGTGCTTTCTGAACTATCTCTTTACCGTATTCAACAGGAAAGCACGCTCCGTAGGCGCTGCCTTCATGCATGAAAGAGTGAGGGGATTCAGGTGGATGCTATTGTGTCCCGTTAACCACCTCCAACACCCGTCGGCCATACCGCTCGGCTTTCATCTCGCCGATGCCTGGAATCTCCAGTAACGCCGCTCGCGTGTCCGGTTTGGAACCGGCGATGGCCTTCAACGTCTTATCGTGAAAAATGAGGAATGGCGCGACGCCTTCTTCCTCAGCGAGTTCGGAGCGGAGCTGTCGCAACCGTTCAACAAGCTGCCGATCCGGCGGCAACGTCATCGGAATAGGCGTAGGCACAACCTCTAAGCGACGCGGCCGCTCTCCTGATCCATGGGATGTCGCACCTTCCAGCTGTTCCAGTTCAACCAGGCGAAGCCCTTGCAGGGCCTCTCGTCCTTTTGCCGTCAGTTCAAGCGTAGGGTACTCCGTTCCTTCAACTCGCAGATATCCTGAGTTGACGAGGGCTTTCACATAACCGGTGACCGCTAGCTTCGTCTCCGTTCCACACATGCCGTACGTCGGACAATCTGCTGCCCCATAGGCCGCAAGCACCTTCGATCGACTTCCGCGAAGAATATCGACGATCCGTCCCATCCCAAATCGACCTCCGCACCAGGCCACCGTATCCAGTACTGCCGGTGCGATCGCATTCCCTTGAGGAACCTTGCGACTCGGCTGCCGCGCCGGCGTCACACAGCGGTCGCACAGGCCACAACGACCTGAGGCAAGCTCGCCCTGATCACTAAAATATTCCAGAATCGCGAGCTGTCGGCACGTCGACGTCGACACATATCCCAGCAATTCTTGCAAAAGCGTCGTCATGCGCCCCGCCCGTTCAGCGCCATCAGAATCCTTGGATGCCTGCGAAATGAAATATTCCTGGGTGGCCACATCCCGTTCATGGAACAGCACCACACAGGCAGCTGGTTGCCCATCCCGTCCAGCGCGACCCGCCTCCTGATAATAGGCCTCCAGACTGCCGGGAATATCGAAATGGACGACCAGCCGGACATCCGGCTTATCGATCCCCATCCCGAAGGCATTCGTCGCCGCCAGAATTCGCACCGCCCCTCGGCGGAAATCCTGATGCACCAGACGCCGTGCGTCATCGGACAAACCCGCATGGTAGTAGCCGACCGCCGGGTGGGATTGGCCCAGCCACGCAGCTACCTCTTCAACCGTCCGGCGAGTGGCGCCATAGACGAGGATTGTGCCTGTCTCTGTCTCTCGAACCAGCCGGTCTACCAGGACAAGTTTGTCTCGAAGGGTCTGACAATGATGTACGGAGAAGGCCAGATTCTTCCGACGAAATCCGGCGACGAGTCGGAACGGGTCATGAAGCGACAGCCGGCGACACACATCCGTCTGCACACGCGCAGTGGCCGTCGCCGTCAAGGCCAAACAGGGAGGATTCGTGAGCTCCTGACGCAGCCGGCCGATCTTGAGATAGTCCGGTCTGAAGTCATGACCCCACTGAGAAATACAATGAACTTCATCGACCACCAGGAGCGACACCCAGAGAGTCCGTAACAGGCGAAGAAACCCTTCATGCTGCATCCGCTCCGGCGCGAGGTAGAGGAGCTGAATACGCCGCTGCTTGAGATCTTCCAGAACCAGACTCTTTTCCAGCCCACTGAGTCCGGAGTGAAACGCCGCAACCGCAATCTTACGCTGCTTCATGGCGATCACCTGATCTTGCATCAACGCAATGAGCGGCGAAATGACCAGCGTCAACCCCGGCAGAAGAGTGGCCGGAAACTGGTAACAGAGCGATTTGCCTTGCCCCGTCGGCATCACTGCCATGACATCGCGCCCAGCCAACACCGCGCGTATGACATCCTCTTGGCCAGGGCGAAATGCCGAAAACCCGAACCGTTCCTT
This portion of the Nitrospira sp. genome encodes:
- a CDS encoding ATP-dependent DNA helicase RecQ, which produces MDDLTRQLKERFGFSAFRPGQEDVIRAVLAGRDVMAVMPTGQGKSLCYQFPATLLPGLTLVISPLIALMQDQVIAMKQRKIAVAAFHSGLSGLEKSLVLEDLKQRRIQLLYLAPERMQHEGFLRLLRTLWVSLLVVDEVHCISQWGHDFRPDYLKIGRLRQELTNPPCLALTATATARVQTDVCRRLSLHDPFRLVAGFRRKNLAFSVHHCQTLRDKLVLVDRLVRETETGTILVYGATRRTVEEVAAWLGQSHPAVGYYHAGLSDDARRLVHQDFRRGAVRILAATNAFGMGIDKPDVRLVVHFDIPGSLEAYYQEAGRAGRDGQPAACVVLFHERDVATQEYFISQASKDSDGAERAGRMTTLLQELLGYVSTSTCRQLAILEYFSDQGELASGRCGLCDRCVTPARQPSRKVPQGNAIAPAVLDTVAWCGGRFGMGRIVDILRGSRSKVLAAYGAADCPTYGMCGTETKLAVTGYVKALVNSGYLRVEGTEYPTLELTAKGREALQGLRLVELEQLEGATSHGSGERPRRLEVVPTPIPMTLPPDRQLVERLRQLRSELAEEEGVAPFLIFHDKTLKAIAGSKPDTRAALLEIPGIGEMKAERYGRRVLEVVNGTQ